Proteins from a genomic interval of Drosophila melanogaster chromosome 2R:
- the chn gene encoding charlatan, isoform C, which produces MATLIPVNGGHPAASGQSSNVEATYEDMFKEITRKLYGEETGNGLHTLGTPVAQVATSGPTAVPEGEQRSFTNLQQLDRSAAPSIEYESSAAGASGNNVATTQANVIQQQQQQQQQAESGNSVVVTASSGATVVPAPSVAAVGGFKSEDHLSTAFGLAALMQNGFAAGQAGLLKAGEQQQRWAQDGSGLVAAAAAEPQLVQWTSGGKLQSYAHVNQQQQQQQQPHQSTPKSKKHRQEHAAELIYASPSTSANAAQNLAQSTPTSAPSNSSGGSTSSSGGGGGRKKAAQAAAAAAAANGVHIQKRYACTHCPYSTDRRDLYTRHENIHKDEKPFQCYACLKQFNRADHVKKHFLRMHRELQYDINKTRRHVSAGSGSSGSGSSGSGSHHSGGRGNVTINSAGVNIDNAFLEAQRHPTSSSMSIVETIEAVASATDMPLAQLKQEKMDDGAGVVLPLHVGVMQQPVASSSSGSSGSHGGNGNGGSGSGLLKPKREKRFTCCYCPWSGADKWGLKRHLNTHTKPFVCLLCDYKAARSERLATHVLKVHNKRACSKCSYLADTQEEYQAHMSDVHGNVGNANGGGGAVTIYTTTTNEGVAGGGGGGGGGISGNISGGGPLQEIIVNPSSMVGWRLSANGSLIPPHDLLTGGLPNAATQKRGSERLFQYLEAEGSDPEDYARLLKMDAISRNTASVAQDFHKAGGVHELKIPANHQLLFNNKLPSQWTTREAAALLYSLSNMGGGSASSVSGSQRQKFGMRARQHSTGEDDENTPSSASSSSFSGDEFNMSATSPLKLSRHAIKLEKMDEMDAKDMGPTKAMMATAFLEAANYEQTAIELLASKRKIKVENDNDEDQENQQHQPHQQHHSQQQQQQRLQLIKSSPAYKLNNNNNNNSNNNNYYKDKTSHRNAVHHHRQDDKENNKTKSPGTAAVSVAAAAATSPPSISGPSNQTPFLTQMEYQNLNRIGTQFQNYVKDIINKYYAAETPLMLAAAAAALPTATTTGQQQQPELDIENLSPSKRRRLLSETEEYIEYLRNKEDITLTIAPKVQPPAPVTSLLKRQLDLSTPRRSPKKAAPAHSNSASNASRKSLNQLATLLPLLADAASQQEYLAAPLDFSKKSSSRKQAQPKKIRLTPEAVVTLLRDKYLNRMVRQRLGCLKCNQLRKNSSISFNYHTLGSLALHKYWRHGRLGSSSTRREKLQAALQKRISRGQADKC; this is translated from the exons ATGGCCACACTAATACCAGTGAACGGCGGCCATCCAGCAGCGAGCGGACAATCCTCCAATGTGGAGGCGACATATGAAGATATGTTCAAGGAAATCACACGCAAATTGTACGGCGAGGAGACCGGAAACGGTTTGCATACGCTCGGCACGCCGGTGGCGCAAGTGGCCACCAGCGGGCCAACAGCGGTGCCCGAGGGCGAGCAGCGCTCCTTTACAAATCTG CAACAACTCGATCGCTCGGCAGCGCCCAGCATTGAATACGAGTCCAGTGCGGCCGGTGCCTCTGGCAACAACGTGGCCACCACCCAGGCCAATGTaatccagcaacaacaacagcagcaacagcaagcgGAGTCGGGCAACTCCGTGGTGGTGACGGCCAGCAGTGGGGCGACTGTGGTGCCGGCACCCAGTGTAGCGGCCGTTGGTGGCTTCAAGTCCGAGGATCATCTGAGCACTGCCTTCGGGCTGGCAGCCCTGATGCAGAACGGTTTCGCAGCCGGCCAGGCGGGTCTGCTGAAAGCCGGCGAGCAGCAACAGCGCTGGGCTCAGGACGGATCTGGTCTGGTGGCGGCCGCAGCGGCGGAACCACAACTCGTGCAGTGGACCTCGGGCGGAAAGCTCCAGAGCTACGCTCATGTcaaccaacagcagcagcagcaacaacagccgcATCAGAGCACACCCAAGTCCAA AAAACACCGTCAGGAGCATGCGGCTGAATTGATCTACGCCAGCCCCTCCACATCGGCCAATGCGGCCCAAAATCTGGCCCAATCCACACCCACCTCAGcgcccagcaacagcagtggcGGCAGCACCAGCTCCtccggcggaggaggcggtCGGAAGAAGGCCGCCCAAGCGgctgcagctgccgctgcGGCGAATGGAGTGCACATCCAGAAGCGTTACGCCTGTACGCACTGTCCATACTCGACGGACCGGCGGGATCTGTACACCCGACATGAAAACATCCACAAGGACGAGAAGCCCTTCCAGTGCTATGCCTGCCTCAAGCAGTTCAACCGAGCCGATCATGTCAAGAAGCACTTCCTGCGCATGCACCGCGAGCTGCAGTACGACATTAACAAGACCCGGCGACATGTCTCCGCTGGCAGTGGTTCCTCGGGCAGCGGGTCCTCTGGAAGCGGTTCTCATCACTCCGGCGGCCGTGGAAATGTGACCATTAACTCGGCGGGCGTGAACATAGACAATGCCTTTTTGGAGGCCCAACGACATCCCACCTCGAGCAGTATGAGCATTGTGGAGACCATCGAGGCAGTGGCTTCGGCAACCGACATGCCGCTGGCCCAGCTTAAGCAGGAGAAAATGGACGATGGCGCCGGTGTGGTATTGCCCCTTCACGTGGGCGTTATGCAACAGCCGGTGGCCAGCTCGAGTTCCGGCAGCAGTGGCAGTCATGGTGGCAACGGAAACGGTGGCAGCGGCTCCGGCCTCCTGAAACCGAAGCGGGAGAAGCGATTCACCTGCTGCTACTGCCCGTGGTCTGGAGCGGACAAGTGGGGTCTCAAGCGGCACCTCAATACGCATACAAAGCCCTTCGTTTGCCTGCTCTGCGATTACAAGGCGGCGCGTTCCGAGCGCCTGGCCACCCATGTGCTAAAGGTGCACAACAAGCGGGCCTGCAGCAAGTGCTCTTACTTGGCGGACACGCAGGAGGAGTACCAGGCTCACATGAGCGATGTGCA TGGCAATGTGGGAAATGCGAATGGAGGCGGCGGCGCCGTAACCATCTACACCACCACAACCAATGAGGGCGTGgccggcggcggaggaggcggtggtggcggcATTAGCGGCAACATTTCCGGCGGCGGACCGCTCCAGGAGATCATCGTGAATCCCTCGTCGATGGTCGGCTGGCGGCTGAGCGCCAACGGATCGCTGATACCGCCGCACGATCTGCTAACCGGCGGATTGCCAAATGCAGCCACGCAAAAGCGCGGCTCGGAGCGATTGTTTCAGTACCTCGAGGCCGAGGGCAGCGATCCGGAGGACTATGCGCG TCTGCTGAAAATGGACGCCATTAGTCGCAACACCGCTTCGGTCGCTCAGGATTTTCATAAGGCGGGAGGCGTGCACGAGTTGAAAATACCAGCCAATCATCAACTCCTGTTTAACAATAAACTGCCTTCGCAATGGACGACACGAGAGGCTGCTGCACTGCTGTACAGCCTGAGCAACATGGGTGGCGGATCCGCCAGCTCCGTTTCCGGATCCCAGCGCCAAAAGTTTGGCATGCGAGCGCGACAACATTCCACCGGTGAGGATGACGAGAATACACCATCGTCTGCATCTTCGTCGAGCTTCTCTGGCGATGAGTTCAATATGAGCGCCACATCGCCATTGAAGCTGTCGCGTCATGCCATCAAGCTGGAGAAGATGGATGAAATGGACGCCAAGGATATGGGACCCACCAAGGCGATGATGGCAACGGCATTTCTAGAGGCGGCCAACTACGAGCAGACGGCCATCGAGCTGCTGGCCAGCAAACGGAAGATCAAGGTCGAGAACGACAACGACGAGGACCAAGAGAATCAGCAGCATCAGCCCCATCAGCAACATcacagccagcagcagcagcagcagcgattGCAGCTTATTAAATCGTCTCCCGCGTACAAAttgaacaacaacaataacaacaatagcaacaacaacaactattACAAGGACAAGACATCGCACAGAAATGCCGTTCACCATCATCGCCAGGATGACAAGGAAAACAACAAGACCAAGTCGCCAGGCACAGCAGCAGTAAGTGTTGCAGCTGCGGCAGCAACATCGCCGCCAAGCATCAGCGGCCCCAGCAACCAGACTCCATTCCTCACCCAAATGGAGTACCAGAATCTCAATCGCATTGGCACCCAGTTCCAGAACTACGTCAAGGACATTATCAACAAGTACTATGCGGCAGAGACGCCACTGATGTTggccgctgcagcagcagctttgCCCACGGCCACGACTACAggtcagcagcaacagccagaGCTGGACATTGAGAACCTGTCGCCGAGCAAGCGTCGTCGTCTGCTCAGCGAAACGGAGGAGTACATCGAGTATCTGCGGAACAAGGAGGACATAACCCTGACCATTGCTCCAAAGGTTCAGCCACCAGCGCCGGTGACATCTCTGCTTAAACGGCAGTTGGATCTCAGCACACCTCGTCGGAGTCCCAAGAAGGCGGCTCCGGCCCACAGCAACAGTGCCTCGAATGCCTCCCGCAAGTCCCTCAACCAGTTGGCCACCCTATTGCCACTGCTTGCGGATGCGGCCAGTCAGCAAGAGTATCTCGCTGCACCGCTGGACTTTAGCAAGAAGTCCAGCTCGCGCAAGCAGGCGCAGCCAAAGAAGATCCGCTTGACGCCCGAGGCGGTGGTCACCTTACTGAGGGACAAGTACCTCAATCGCATGGTACGTCAGCGTTTGGGCTGCCTCAAGTGCAACCAGTTGCGTAAGAACAGCTCTATCAGCTTCAACTACCACACTCTGGGATCGCTGGCTCTGCACAAGTATTGGCGACATGGCCGGCTTGGATCCTCATCAACTAGGAGAGAGAAGCTGCAGGCAGCTCTGCAGAAGAGGATTAGCCGAGGACAGGCGGACAAATGCTAA
- the chn gene encoding charlatan, isoform H: protein MATLIPVNGGHPAASGQSSNVEATYEDMFKEITRKLYGEETGNGLHTLGTPVAQVATSGPTAVPEGEQRSFTNLQQLDRSAAPSIEYESSAAGASGNNVATTQANVIQQQQQQQQQAESGNSVVVTASSGATVVPAPSVAAVGGFKSEDHLSTAFGLAALMQNGFAAGQAGLLKAGEQQQRWAQDGSGLVAAAAAEPQLVQWTSGGKLQSYAHVNQQQQQQQQPHQSTPKSKKHRQEHAAELIYASPSTSANAAQNLAQSTPTSAPSNSSGGSTSSSGGGGGRKKAAQAAAAAAAANGVHIQKRYACTHCPYSTDRRDLYTRHENIHKDEKPFQCYACLKQFNRADHVKKHFLRMHRELQYDINKTRRHVSAGSGSSGSGSSGSGSHHSGGRGNVTINSAGVNIDNAFLEAQRHPTSSSMSIVETIEAVASATDMPLAQLKQEKMDDGAGVVLPLHVGVMQQPVASSSSGSSGSHGGNGNGGSGSGLLKPKREKRFTCCYCPWSGADKWGLKRHLNTHTKPFVCLLCDYKAARSERLATHVLKVHNKRACSKCSYLADTQEEYQAHMSDVHSSSGNVGNANGGGGAVTIYTTTTNEGVAGGGGGGGGGISGNISGGGPLQEIIVNPSSMVGWRLSANGSLIPPHDLLTGGLPNAATQKRGSERLFQYLEAEGSDPEDYARLLKMDAISRNTASVAQDFHKAGGVHELKIPANHQLLFNNKLPSQWTTREAAALLYSLSNMGGGSASSVSGSQRQKFGMRARQHSTGEDDENTPSSASSSSFSGDEFNMSATSPLKLSRHAIKLEKMDEMDAKDMGPTKAMMATAFLEAANYEQTAIELLASKRKIKVENDNDEDQENQQHQPHQQHHSQQQQQQRLQLIKSSPAYKLNNNNNNNSNNNNYYKDKTSHRNAVHHHRQDDKENNKTKSPGTAAVSVAAAAATSPPSISGPSNQTPFLTQMEYQNLNRIGTQFQNYVKDIINKYYAAETPLMLAAAAAALPTATTTGQQQQPELDIENLSPSKRRRLLSETEEYIEYLRNKEDITLTIAPKVQPPAPVTSLLKRQLDLSTPRRSPKKAAPAHSNSASNASRKSLNQLATLLPLLADAASQQEYLAAPLDFSKKSSSRKQAQPKKIRLTPEAVVTLLRDKYLNRMVRQRLGCLKCNQLRKNSSISFNYHTLGSLALHKYWRHGRLGSSSTRREKLQAALQKRISRGQADKC, encoded by the exons ATGGCCACACTAATACCAGTGAACGGCGGCCATCCAGCAGCGAGCGGACAATCCTCCAATGTGGAGGCGACATATGAAGATATGTTCAAGGAAATCACACGCAAATTGTACGGCGAGGAGACCGGAAACGGTTTGCATACGCTCGGCACGCCGGTGGCGCAAGTGGCCACCAGCGGGCCAACAGCGGTGCCCGAGGGCGAGCAGCGCTCCTTTACAAATCTG CAACAACTCGATCGCTCGGCAGCGCCCAGCATTGAATACGAGTCCAGTGCGGCCGGTGCCTCTGGCAACAACGTGGCCACCACCCAGGCCAATGTaatccagcaacaacaacagcagcaacagcaagcgGAGTCGGGCAACTCCGTGGTGGTGACGGCCAGCAGTGGGGCGACTGTGGTGCCGGCACCCAGTGTAGCGGCCGTTGGTGGCTTCAAGTCCGAGGATCATCTGAGCACTGCCTTCGGGCTGGCAGCCCTGATGCAGAACGGTTTCGCAGCCGGCCAGGCGGGTCTGCTGAAAGCCGGCGAGCAGCAACAGCGCTGGGCTCAGGACGGATCTGGTCTGGTGGCGGCCGCAGCGGCGGAACCACAACTCGTGCAGTGGACCTCGGGCGGAAAGCTCCAGAGCTACGCTCATGTcaaccaacagcagcagcagcaacaacagccgcATCAGAGCACACCCAAGTCCAA AAAACACCGTCAGGAGCATGCGGCTGAATTGATCTACGCCAGCCCCTCCACATCGGCCAATGCGGCCCAAAATCTGGCCCAATCCACACCCACCTCAGcgcccagcaacagcagtggcGGCAGCACCAGCTCCtccggcggaggaggcggtCGGAAGAAGGCCGCCCAAGCGgctgcagctgccgctgcGGCGAATGGAGTGCACATCCAGAAGCGTTACGCCTGTACGCACTGTCCATACTCGACGGACCGGCGGGATCTGTACACCCGACATGAAAACATCCACAAGGACGAGAAGCCCTTCCAGTGCTATGCCTGCCTCAAGCAGTTCAACCGAGCCGATCATGTCAAGAAGCACTTCCTGCGCATGCACCGCGAGCTGCAGTACGACATTAACAAGACCCGGCGACATGTCTCCGCTGGCAGTGGTTCCTCGGGCAGCGGGTCCTCTGGAAGCGGTTCTCATCACTCCGGCGGCCGTGGAAATGTGACCATTAACTCGGCGGGCGTGAACATAGACAATGCCTTTTTGGAGGCCCAACGACATCCCACCTCGAGCAGTATGAGCATTGTGGAGACCATCGAGGCAGTGGCTTCGGCAACCGACATGCCGCTGGCCCAGCTTAAGCAGGAGAAAATGGACGATGGCGCCGGTGTGGTATTGCCCCTTCACGTGGGCGTTATGCAACAGCCGGTGGCCAGCTCGAGTTCCGGCAGCAGTGGCAGTCATGGTGGCAACGGAAACGGTGGCAGCGGCTCCGGCCTCCTGAAACCGAAGCGGGAGAAGCGATTCACCTGCTGCTACTGCCCGTGGTCTGGAGCGGACAAGTGGGGTCTCAAGCGGCACCTCAATACGCATACAAAGCCCTTCGTTTGCCTGCTCTGCGATTACAAGGCGGCGCGTTCCGAGCGCCTGGCCACCCATGTGCTAAAGGTGCACAACAAGCGGGCCTGCAGCAAGTGCTCTTACTTGGCGGACACGCAGGAGGAGTACCAGGCTCACATGAGCGATGTGCA CTCGTCCAGTGGCAATGTGGGAAATGCGAATGGAGGCGGCGGCGCCGTAACCATCTACACCACCACAACCAATGAGGGCGTGgccggcggcggaggaggcggtggtggcggcATTAGCGGCAACATTTCCGGCGGCGGACCGCTCCAGGAGATCATCGTGAATCCCTCGTCGATGGTCGGCTGGCGGCTGAGCGCCAACGGATCGCTGATACCGCCGCACGATCTGCTAACCGGCGGATTGCCAAATGCAGCCACGCAAAAGCGCGGCTCGGAGCGATTGTTTCAGTACCTCGAGGCCGAGGGCAGCGATCCGGAGGACTATGCGCG TCTGCTGAAAATGGACGCCATTAGTCGCAACACCGCTTCGGTCGCTCAGGATTTTCATAAGGCGGGAGGCGTGCACGAGTTGAAAATACCAGCCAATCATCAACTCCTGTTTAACAATAAACTGCCTTCGCAATGGACGACACGAGAGGCTGCTGCACTGCTGTACAGCCTGAGCAACATGGGTGGCGGATCCGCCAGCTCCGTTTCCGGATCCCAGCGCCAAAAGTTTGGCATGCGAGCGCGACAACATTCCACCGGTGAGGATGACGAGAATACACCATCGTCTGCATCTTCGTCGAGCTTCTCTGGCGATGAGTTCAATATGAGCGCCACATCGCCATTGAAGCTGTCGCGTCATGCCATCAAGCTGGAGAAGATGGATGAAATGGACGCCAAGGATATGGGACCCACCAAGGCGATGATGGCAACGGCATTTCTAGAGGCGGCCAACTACGAGCAGACGGCCATCGAGCTGCTGGCCAGCAAACGGAAGATCAAGGTCGAGAACGACAACGACGAGGACCAAGAGAATCAGCAGCATCAGCCCCATCAGCAACATcacagccagcagcagcagcagcagcgattGCAGCTTATTAAATCGTCTCCCGCGTACAAAttgaacaacaacaataacaacaatagcaacaacaacaactattACAAGGACAAGACATCGCACAGAAATGCCGTTCACCATCATCGCCAGGATGACAAGGAAAACAACAAGACCAAGTCGCCAGGCACAGCAGCAGTAAGTGTTGCAGCTGCGGCAGCAACATCGCCGCCAAGCATCAGCGGCCCCAGCAACCAGACTCCATTCCTCACCCAAATGGAGTACCAGAATCTCAATCGCATTGGCACCCAGTTCCAGAACTACGTCAAGGACATTATCAACAAGTACTATGCGGCAGAGACGCCACTGATGTTggccgctgcagcagcagctttgCCCACGGCCACGACTACAggtcagcagcaacagccagaGCTGGACATTGAGAACCTGTCGCCGAGCAAGCGTCGTCGTCTGCTCAGCGAAACGGAGGAGTACATCGAGTATCTGCGGAACAAGGAGGACATAACCCTGACCATTGCTCCAAAGGTTCAGCCACCAGCGCCGGTGACATCTCTGCTTAAACGGCAGTTGGATCTCAGCACACCTCGTCGGAGTCCCAAGAAGGCGGCTCCGGCCCACAGCAACAGTGCCTCGAATGCCTCCCGCAAGTCCCTCAACCAGTTGGCCACCCTATTGCCACTGCTTGCGGATGCGGCCAGTCAGCAAGAGTATCTCGCTGCACCGCTGGACTTTAGCAAGAAGTCCAGCTCGCGCAAGCAGGCGCAGCCAAAGAAGATCCGCTTGACGCCCGAGGCGGTGGTCACCTTACTGAGGGACAAGTACCTCAATCGCATGGTACGTCAGCGTTTGGGCTGCCTCAAGTGCAACCAGTTGCGTAAGAACAGCTCTATCAGCTTCAACTACCACACTCTGGGATCGCTGGCTCTGCACAAGTATTGGCGACATGGCCGGCTTGGATCCTCATCAACTAGGAGAGAGAAGCTGCAGGCAGCTCTGCAGAAGAGGATTAGCCGAGGACAGGCGGACAAATGCTAA
- the chn gene encoding charlatan, isoform E has translation MATLIPVNGGHPAASGQSSNVEATYEDMFKEITRKLYGEETGNGLHTLGTPVAQVATSGPTAVPEGEQRSFTNLQQLDRSAAPSIEYESSAAGASGNNVATTQANVIQQQQQQQQQAESGNSVVVTASSGATVVPAPSVAAVGGFKSEDHLSTAFGLAALMQNGFAAGQAGLLKAGEQQQRWAQDGSGLVAAAAAEPQLVQWTSGGKLQSYAHVNQQQQQQQQPHQSTPKSKKHRQEHAAELIYASPSTSANAAQNLAQSTPTSAPSNSSGGSTSSSGGGGGRKKAAQAAAAAAAANGVHIQKRYACTHCPYSTDRRDLYTRHENIHKDEKPFQCYACLKQFNRADHVKKHFLRMHRELQYDINKTRRHVSAGSGSSGSGSSGSGSHHSGGRGNVTINSAGVNIDNAFLEAQRHPTSSSMSIVETIEAVASATDMPLAQLKQEKMDDGAGVVLPLHVGVMQQPVASSSSGSSGSHGGNGNGGSGSGLLKPKREKRFTCCYCPWSGADKWGLKRHLNTHTKPFVCLLCDYKAARSERLATHVLKVHNKRACSKCSYLADTQEEYQAHMSDVHPHDNRPARSGNGNQSGGSSSGNSNGNGGGNGNNNANAGGHSQNLNVLRTIGNSLVANNQLNTYAGNAFGGNVGNANGGGGAVTIYTTTTNEGVAGGGGGGGGGISGNISGGGPLQEIIVNPSSMVGWRLSANGSLIPPHDLLTGGLPNAATQKRGSERLFQYLEAEGSDPEDYARLLKMDAISRNTASVAQDFHKAGGVHELKIPANHQLLFNNKLPSQWTTREAAALLYSLSNMGGGSASSVSGSQRQKFGMRARQHSTGEDDENTPSSASSSSFSGDEFNMSATSPLKLSRHAIKLEKMDEMDAKDMGPTKAMMATAFLEAANYEQTAIELLASKRKIKVENDNDEDQENQQHQPHQQHHSQQQQQQRLQLIKSSPAYKLNNNNNNNSNNNNYYKDKTSHRNAVHHHRQDDKENNKTKSPGTAAVSVAAAAATSPPSISGPSNQTPFLTQMEYQNLNRIGTQFQNYVKDIINKYYAAETPLMLAAAAAALPTATTTGQQQQPELDIENLSPSKRRRLLSETEEYIEYLRNKEDITLTIAPKVQPPAPVTSLLKRQLDLSTPRRSPKKAAPAHSNSASNASRKSLNQLATLLPLLADAASQQEYLAAPLDFSKKSSSRKQAQPKKIRLTPEAVVTLLRDKYLNRMVRQRLGCLKCNQLRKNSSISFNYHTLGSLALHKYWRHGRLGSSSTRREKLQAALQKRISRGQADKC, from the exons ATGGCCACACTAATACCAGTGAACGGCGGCCATCCAGCAGCGAGCGGACAATCCTCCAATGTGGAGGCGACATATGAAGATATGTTCAAGGAAATCACACGCAAATTGTACGGCGAGGAGACCGGAAACGGTTTGCATACGCTCGGCACGCCGGTGGCGCAAGTGGCCACCAGCGGGCCAACAGCGGTGCCCGAGGGCGAGCAGCGCTCCTTTACAAATCTG CAACAACTCGATCGCTCGGCAGCGCCCAGCATTGAATACGAGTCCAGTGCGGCCGGTGCCTCTGGCAACAACGTGGCCACCACCCAGGCCAATGTaatccagcaacaacaacagcagcaacagcaagcgGAGTCGGGCAACTCCGTGGTGGTGACGGCCAGCAGTGGGGCGACTGTGGTGCCGGCACCCAGTGTAGCGGCCGTTGGTGGCTTCAAGTCCGAGGATCATCTGAGCACTGCCTTCGGGCTGGCAGCCCTGATGCAGAACGGTTTCGCAGCCGGCCAGGCGGGTCTGCTGAAAGCCGGCGAGCAGCAACAGCGCTGGGCTCAGGACGGATCTGGTCTGGTGGCGGCCGCAGCGGCGGAACCACAACTCGTGCAGTGGACCTCGGGCGGAAAGCTCCAGAGCTACGCTCATGTcaaccaacagcagcagcagcaacaacagccgcATCAGAGCACACCCAAGTCCAA AAAACACCGTCAGGAGCATGCGGCTGAATTGATCTACGCCAGCCCCTCCACATCGGCCAATGCGGCCCAAAATCTGGCCCAATCCACACCCACCTCAGcgcccagcaacagcagtggcGGCAGCACCAGCTCCtccggcggaggaggcggtCGGAAGAAGGCCGCCCAAGCGgctgcagctgccgctgcGGCGAATGGAGTGCACATCCAGAAGCGTTACGCCTGTACGCACTGTCCATACTCGACGGACCGGCGGGATCTGTACACCCGACATGAAAACATCCACAAGGACGAGAAGCCCTTCCAGTGCTATGCCTGCCTCAAGCAGTTCAACCGAGCCGATCATGTCAAGAAGCACTTCCTGCGCATGCACCGCGAGCTGCAGTACGACATTAACAAGACCCGGCGACATGTCTCCGCTGGCAGTGGTTCCTCGGGCAGCGGGTCCTCTGGAAGCGGTTCTCATCACTCCGGCGGCCGTGGAAATGTGACCATTAACTCGGCGGGCGTGAACATAGACAATGCCTTTTTGGAGGCCCAACGACATCCCACCTCGAGCAGTATGAGCATTGTGGAGACCATCGAGGCAGTGGCTTCGGCAACCGACATGCCGCTGGCCCAGCTTAAGCAGGAGAAAATGGACGATGGCGCCGGTGTGGTATTGCCCCTTCACGTGGGCGTTATGCAACAGCCGGTGGCCAGCTCGAGTTCCGGCAGCAGTGGCAGTCATGGTGGCAACGGAAACGGTGGCAGCGGCTCCGGCCTCCTGAAACCGAAGCGGGAGAAGCGATTCACCTGCTGCTACTGCCCGTGGTCTGGAGCGGACAAGTGGGGTCTCAAGCGGCACCTCAATACGCATACAAAGCCCTTCGTTTGCCTGCTCTGCGATTACAAGGCGGCGCGTTCCGAGCGCCTGGCCACCCATGTGCTAAAGGTGCACAACAAGCGGGCCTGCAGCAAGTGCTCTTACTTGGCGGACACGCAGGAGGAGTACCAGGCTCACATGAGCGATGTGCA TCCGCACGATAATCGGCCGGCGCGCAGCGGCAACGGCAACCagagcggcggcagcagcagcggcaatagcaacggcaacggcggcggcaatggcaacaacaatgccaatGCCGGAGGCCACAGCCAGAACCTCAATGTGCTGCGTACTATTGGCAACAGCCTGGTGGCCAACAACCAGCTGAACACCTATGCCGGCAATGCTTTTGG TGGCAATGTGGGAAATGCGAATGGAGGCGGCGGCGCCGTAACCATCTACACCACCACAACCAATGAGGGCGTGgccggcggcggaggaggcggtggtggcggcATTAGCGGCAACATTTCCGGCGGCGGACCGCTCCAGGAGATCATCGTGAATCCCTCGTCGATGGTCGGCTGGCGGCTGAGCGCCAACGGATCGCTGATACCGCCGCACGATCTGCTAACCGGCGGATTGCCAAATGCAGCCACGCAAAAGCGCGGCTCGGAGCGATTGTTTCAGTACCTCGAGGCCGAGGGCAGCGATCCGGAGGACTATGCGCG TCTGCTGAAAATGGACGCCATTAGTCGCAACACCGCTTCGGTCGCTCAGGATTTTCATAAGGCGGGAGGCGTGCACGAGTTGAAAATACCAGCCAATCATCAACTCCTGTTTAACAATAAACTGCCTTCGCAATGGACGACACGAGAGGCTGCTGCACTGCTGTACAGCCTGAGCAACATGGGTGGCGGATCCGCCAGCTCCGTTTCCGGATCCCAGCGCCAAAAGTTTGGCATGCGAGCGCGACAACATTCCACCGGTGAGGATGACGAGAATACACCATCGTCTGCATCTTCGTCGAGCTTCTCTGGCGATGAGTTCAATATGAGCGCCACATCGCCATTGAAGCTGTCGCGTCATGCCATCAAGCTGGAGAAGATGGATGAAATGGACGCCAAGGATATGGGACCCACCAAGGCGATGATGGCAACGGCATTTCTAGAGGCGGCCAACTACGAGCAGACGGCCATCGAGCTGCTGGCCAGCAAACGGAAGATCAAGGTCGAGAACGACAACGACGAGGACCAAGAGAATCAGCAGCATCAGCCCCATCAGCAACATcacagccagcagcagcagcagcagcgattGCAGCTTATTAAATCGTCTCCCGCGTACAAAttgaacaacaacaataacaacaatagcaacaacaacaactattACAAGGACAAGACATCGCACAGAAATGCCGTTCACCATCATCGCCAGGATGACAAGGAAAACAACAAGACCAAGTCGCCAGGCACAGCAGCAGTAAGTGTTGCAGCTGCGGCAGCAACATCGCCGCCAAGCATCAGCGGCCCCAGCAACCAGACTCCATTCCTCACCCAAATGGAGTACCAGAATCTCAATCGCATTGGCACCCAGTTCCAGAACTACGTCAAGGACATTATCAACAAGTACTATGCGGCAGAGACGCCACTGATGTTggccgctgcagcagcagctttgCCCACGGCCACGACTACAggtcagcagcaacagccagaGCTGGACATTGAGAACCTGTCGCCGAGCAAGCGTCGTCGTCTGCTCAGCGAAACGGAGGAGTACATCGAGTATCTGCGGAACAAGGAGGACATAACCCTGACCATTGCTCCAAAGGTTCAGCCACCAGCGCCGGTGACATCTCTGCTTAAACGGCAGTTGGATCTCAGCACACCTCGTCGGAGTCCCAAGAAGGCGGCTCCGGCCCACAGCAACAGTGCCTCGAATGCCTCCCGCAAGTCCCTCAACCAGTTGGCCACCCTATTGCCACTGCTTGCGGATGCGGCCAGTCAGCAAGAGTATCTCGCTGCACCGCTGGACTTTAGCAAGAAGTCCAGCTCGCGCAAGCAGGCGCAGCCAAAGAAGATCCGCTTGACGCCCGAGGCGGTGGTCACCTTACTGAGGGACAAGTACCTCAATCGCATGGTACGTCAGCGTTTGGGCTGCCTCAAGTGCAACCAGTTGCGTAAGAACAGCTCTATCAGCTTCAACTACCACACTCTGGGATCGCTGGCTCTGCACAAGTATTGGCGACATGGCCGGCTTGGATCCTCATCAACTAGGAGAGAGAAGCTGCAGGCAGCTCTGCAGAAGAGGATTAGCCGAGGACAGGCGGACAAATGCTAA